The following coding sequences lie in one Methanobacterium alcaliphilum genomic window:
- a CDS encoding SulP family inorganic anion transporter encodes MSYVNVIKSKVNNLNTKTEILSGTTVALALIPEAIAFSIIAHLNPLVGLYSAFIIGLIVSLIGGRPGMISGATGAVAVVVVALVVQHGVEYLFAAVILMGLIQIVIGLLKLGKFIRLVPQAVMFGFLNGLAIIIFTSQLTQFQTLNGDWITGSALWIMLAFVGLSMAIIHFLPKISKIIPSSLAAILAVSAITIGLNIPTKTVGDMASISGGLPLFHIPMVPLNLETLGIILPYAIIMAMVGLIESLLTLNVIDEMTDTRGKVNKESFAQGIANTVCGFFGGMGGCAMIGQSIINVNSGGRNRISGAVAAIGLLVIVLAGASLVEQIPMAALVGVMFMVAIGTFEWASFRIIKKVPKTDVIVMIIVAAVTVIFHNLALAVIIGVIISALAFAWESALRIHAHTSVDENNVKHYEMVGPLFFGSITSFKEIFDYKNDPNEVIIDFSKSTVRDHSAIEALNHITGKYAKCGKKIHLKHLSEDCRMLLDNASEIIDVNHWEDPHYKIADDQLE; translated from the coding sequence ATGTCTTATGTGAATGTAATAAAAAGTAAAGTAAATAATTTAAATACAAAAACTGAAATTTTATCAGGAACTACCGTAGCCCTGGCTCTTATTCCAGAAGCCATTGCTTTTTCCATTATTGCTCATTTGAATCCATTAGTAGGACTATATTCTGCATTTATTATCGGACTCATCGTTTCTTTAATTGGTGGTAGACCCGGAATGATATCCGGCGCAACCGGTGCCGTAGCTGTGGTAGTAGTGGCTCTAGTGGTGCAACATGGAGTAGAATATCTTTTTGCAGCAGTAATTTTAATGGGCCTTATCCAGATAGTTATTGGACTTTTAAAACTTGGAAAGTTTATTCGGCTGGTCCCACAAGCAGTTATGTTTGGATTTTTAAATGGACTGGCCATCATCATTTTCACCTCACAGTTAACTCAGTTTCAAACACTTAATGGTGACTGGATTACTGGGTCTGCATTATGGATAATGTTAGCTTTCGTAGGATTATCAATGGCAATTATCCATTTCTTACCTAAAATAAGCAAAATAATCCCTTCATCTTTAGCTGCAATATTAGCCGTTTCAGCAATTACTATTGGATTAAATATTCCCACAAAGACGGTAGGAGACATGGCATCGATTTCAGGGGGGTTACCTTTATTCCACATACCTATGGTGCCCCTAAACTTAGAAACCCTAGGAATCATTTTACCTTACGCCATTATAATGGCAATGGTAGGGTTAATTGAAAGTTTATTGACCCTTAATGTCATTGATGAGATGACTGATACTAGAGGGAAGGTAAATAAGGAAAGTTTTGCCCAGGGTATTGCTAATACGGTTTGTGGTTTCTTTGGAGGAATGGGCGGATGTGCTATGATTGGTCAAAGTATTATAAATGTTAATTCCGGCGGTAGAAATAGGATATCTGGAGCGGTAGCAGCAATAGGATTGTTGGTTATTGTGCTGGCTGGTGCATCTCTGGTGGAACAAATACCCATGGCTGCACTGGTGGGGGTTATGTTCATGGTGGCTATAGGTACATTTGAATGGGCATCTTTCAGGATAATAAAAAAAGTTCCAAAGACCGATGTTATAGTGATGATTATTGTGGCTGCAGTGACGGTTATCTTTCACAATCTGGCTTTGGCGGTTATTATTGGAGTTATTATATCAGCATTAGCATTTGCATGGGAAAGTGCCCTTAGAATACATGCACACACATCTGTTGATGAAAATAATGTGAAGCATTATGAAATGGTCGGACCCCTATTTTTTGGTTCAATCACTTCATTTAAAGAAATTTTTGATTATAAAAATGATCCAAACGAAGTTATAATTGATTTCAGCAAATCCACTGTAAGGGATCATTCTGCAATTGAGGCCTTGAATCACATCACCGGCAAATATGCTAAATGTGGGAAAAAAATTCATCTGAAACATTTAAGTGAAGACTGCAGAATGCTTTTAGACAATGCTTCTGAAATTATTGATGTTAACCATTGGGAAGATCCACATTATAAAATAGCTGATGATCAGTTGGAATGA
- a CDS encoding DUF368 domain-containing protein yields the protein MGTADIMPGVSGGTIALITGIYERLVHSISKINFGFIKPLFKGRIHESWAVLKEEVDFELFIPLGLGIGLAILTMSRVMSFLLTNYVAYTYAFFSGLILASAYIVYSEIDGFSLKNFSFGIIGFAFAFIFVALNPIQTNHTLPIIFFSGMLAICAMILPGISGAFILVLINQYEYMINALNNFSITEVITFMIGAFIGIISFSRILDYLLKNHEHITMSFLVGLMLGTLRLPYQKISVIDTGSIIIAVLLGVVAFAIVLVLERKFRYIDY from the coding sequence ATGGGTACTGCTGATATAATGCCCGGGGTTTCTGGAGGAACCATTGCACTTATAACTGGAATATACGAACGTTTAGTTCATTCCATTAGTAAAATAAATTTTGGATTTATTAAACCTCTTTTTAAAGGCCGAATTCATGAATCATGGGCTGTTTTAAAAGAAGAAGTTGATTTTGAATTATTTATTCCATTGGGGTTAGGAATAGGATTGGCTATATTAACTATGTCTCGCGTAATGAGTTTTTTACTTACCAATTACGTGGCTTATACCTATGCCTTCTTTTCTGGTTTAATATTGGCATCAGCATATATTGTTTACTCCGAAATTGATGGTTTCTCTTTAAAAAATTTCAGTTTTGGAATAATTGGGTTTGCCTTTGCCTTTATTTTCGTAGCCTTAAATCCCATTCAAACAAACCACACCCTACCCATAATCTTCTTCTCAGGCATGTTAGCTATCTGTGCCATGATACTCCCGGGAATATCAGGAGCATTCATTTTAGTTCTTATTAATCAATATGAATACATGATTAATGCCCTTAATAATTTTTCCATAACCGAGGTTATAACCTTCATGATTGGAGCATTTATAGGCATTATCTCATTTTCAAGGATACTGGATTATTTACTAAAAAACCACGAACACATCACCATGTCATTTCTGGTTGGTTTAATGTTAGGTACCTTGAGACTTCCTTATCAAAAGATTTCTGTGATAGATACCGGATCTATAATTATTGCAGTTTTATTAGGAGTGGTGGCATTTGCAATAGTCCTGGTATTAGAGAGAAAATTCAGATACATTGATTATTGA
- a CDS encoding hemolysin family protein, with product MNNIFLEIFAIFLLILLNGILAMSEIAIVSSRKIKLRKMAQKENKGAKIVIDLLKSPNEFLSAVQIGITLIGILAGAFGGATIAVYLNSYLSNVSLLAPYSESLSIAIIVLIITYFSLVVGELVPKRIGLNNPENISVKIARPMQLLSKITKPIVSILSFSTDSLLRVLGLNQEKEGKVTEEEIKLLIEEGIESGTVEKEEEDIIKRVFRLDQQKVGTLMTPKTEIIWLDLDDPSDKIRNQIIESKRAIFPVGKNGLNNFLGVVQSKEILESILEEDKFNIEKNLKNPLVIPETLPILDVLNLFKKNINPVHMIMVVDEYGSIEGLITLNDILEALVGDIPAFDEPNEPKAILRESGSWLVDGYLSAEEFKEILNIEKLEGEEEGNFNTISGFIMNYTGKVPIEGEKFQ from the coding sequence ATGAACAATATATTCTTAGAAATTTTCGCGATATTTTTATTAATTTTATTGAATGGTATTCTGGCAATGTCTGAAATAGCCATAGTATCTTCTAGAAAAATAAAGCTCCGAAAAATGGCACAAAAAGAGAATAAAGGTGCAAAAATTGTTATTGATTTACTAAAATCACCGAATGAATTTCTTTCAGCAGTTCAAATTGGAATTACACTTATTGGAATTTTAGCTGGTGCTTTTGGTGGAGCCACAATAGCAGTTTATTTAAATTCCTATTTAAGCAATGTCAGTCTATTAGCACCATATAGTGAATCATTAAGTATCGCCATTATAGTTTTAATAATAACCTATTTTTCACTTGTGGTAGGAGAACTAGTACCAAAAAGAATCGGGCTTAACAATCCAGAAAATATTTCAGTTAAAATTGCCCGCCCTATGCAACTATTATCAAAAATTACAAAGCCAATTGTTTCTATTTTAAGTTTTTCAACAGATTCTTTATTACGTGTACTTGGACTAAATCAAGAAAAAGAGGGTAAAGTAACTGAAGAGGAAATAAAACTTTTAATTGAAGAAGGAATTGAATCTGGAACAGTCGAAAAAGAAGAAGAAGATATCATCAAAAGGGTTTTTAGACTAGACCAACAGAAAGTTGGAACTTTAATGACACCAAAAACAGAGATTATCTGGTTGGATTTAGATGATCCTTCAGATAAAATTAGAAATCAAATAATTGAGAGTAAAAGAGCAATTTTTCCTGTAGGAAAAAATGGTTTAAATAATTTTTTAGGGGTAGTTCAATCCAAAGAAATTTTAGAATCAATTTTAGAAGAAGATAAATTTAATATTGAAAAAAATCTAAAAAATCCTTTAGTCATACCTGAAACTTTGCCTATTCTAGATGTTTTAAATCTCTTCAAAAAAAATATTAACCCGGTCCATATGATCATGGTTGTAGATGAATATGGGAGCATTGAAGGATTAATTACACTAAATGATATATTGGAAGCATTAGTAGGGGACATACCTGCTTTTGATGAACCTAATGAACCTAAGGCTATTCTAAGAGAAAGTGGATCATGGTTAGTAGATGGTTATCTTTCAGCAGAAGAATTTAAAGAAATATTAAATATTGAAAAGCTTGAAGGTGAAGAAGAAGGGAATTTTAATACAATAAGTGGATTCATAATGAATTACACCGGTAAAGTACCCATAGAAGGGGAAAAATTCCAATGA